The Clostridium sporogenes genome contains a region encoding:
- a CDS encoding helix-turn-helix transcriptional regulator → MMQGGYDMTIEEKISGLAWNKKLEILRRINNWTQEEAADKCNATQKMYWSWEKARSYPRKTSRRSIARAYRISEEDIFSN, encoded by the coding sequence ATGATGCAAGGGGGATATGATATGACAATAGAAGAGAAAATTAGTGGATTAGCTTGGAATAAGAAGTTAGAAATTTTAAGAAGAATTAATAACTGGACCCAGGAGGAAGCTGCTGATAAATGCAATGCTACTCAAAAAATGTATTGGAGTTGGGAAAAGGCAAGGAGCTACCCAAGAAAGACTAGTCGTAGATCCATAGCAAGAGCTTATAGGATTTCAGAAGAAGATATTTTCTCAAACTAG
- the rpoD gene encoding RNA polymerase sigma factor RpoD, whose protein sequence is MKEKKNNAKDKNEKMKLVRRLIDKGKKSGSLSYKEIMDELEEIDLSPEQIEKIYDVLESMGVEVTGDMNDIDVKEEDIDLSVPEGIAIDDPVRMYLKEIGKVALLTSEEEIELAQRIEAGDMVAKKKLAEANLRLVVSIAKRYVGRGMLFLDLIQEGNLGLIKAVEKFDYRKGYKFSTYATWWIRQAITRAIADQARTIRIPVHMVETINKLIRVSRQLLQELGREPQPEEVAKIMEMPVDKVREIMKIAQEPVSLETPIGEEEDSHLGDFIPDDEAPAPAEAAAFTMLKEQLINVLDTLTPREEKVLRLRFGLDDGRARTLEEVGKEFNVTRERIRQIEAKALRKLRHPSRSKKLKDYLD, encoded by the coding sequence ATGAAAGAAAAGAAGAATAATGCTAAAGACAAAAATGAAAAAATGAAGTTAGTTAGACGCTTAATAGATAAAGGTAAAAAAAGTGGATCATTAAGTTATAAAGAAATTATGGATGAATTAGAAGAAATAGATTTGAGTCCAGAACAAATTGAAAAGATATATGATGTATTAGAATCTATGGGTGTGGAAGTTACAGGTGATATGAACGATATAGACGTAAAGGAAGAGGATATTGATTTATCAGTTCCAGAAGGTATTGCTATAGATGATCCTGTTAGAATGTATTTAAAAGAGATAGGTAAAGTAGCATTATTAACTTCAGAAGAAGAAATAGAATTAGCACAAAGAATAGAAGCAGGAGATATGGTTGCTAAGAAAAAATTAGCAGAAGCTAATCTAAGACTTGTTGTAAGCATTGCAAAAAGATATGTTGGAAGAGGAATGCTATTTTTGGATCTTATACAAGAAGGTAACTTAGGGTTAATAAAAGCTGTAGAAAAATTTGACTATAGAAAAGGCTACAAGTTTAGTACTTATGCTACTTGGTGGATAAGGCAGGCAATTACAAGAGCTATAGCAGATCAAGCAAGAACCATCAGAATACCAGTTCATATGGTAGAAACTATAAATAAACTTATAAGAGTATCAAGACAATTATTGCAGGAATTAGGTAGAGAGCCTCAACCAGAAGAAGTGGCTAAGATTATGGAAATGCCTGTAGATAAAGTTAGAGAAATTATGAAAATAGCTCAGGAGCCTGTTTCATTAGAAACTCCAATTGGTGAAGAAGAAGATAGTCATTTAGGAGATTTTATTCCAGATGATGAAGCACCAGCACCGGCAGAAGCAGCAGCTTTTACAATGCTAAAAGAACAACTTATCAATGTTTTAGATACATTAACACCAAGAGAAGAAAAGGTACTGAGATTAAGATTTGGTTTAGATGATGGAAGAGCTAGAACCCTAGAGGAAGTTGGAAAAGAATTTAATGTAACAAGGGAAAGAATAAGACAAATAGAAGCAAAAGCCCTAAGAAAACTAAGACATCCAAGTAGAAGTAAAAAATTAAAAGATTATTTAGATTAA
- a CDS encoding sigma-70 family RNA polymerase sigma factor: protein MHQLIKKYREGDNRALQKIIDNFIPLILKEASKYKIKCYDYEDLVQHGYLSVIKAANMYKGEDKNFKFYCIKAIKQNYKALLKGEIKHHREIPEDKDIYPYEFTLEDEILAYEKIKEVYKALDSLTKEERNIIEGFYFKDKTIKIIAKQNNKSYNNIRYQKDKVIKKLQNSLTKHI, encoded by the coding sequence ATGCATCAACTTATTAAGAAATATAGAGAAGGTGACAATAGAGCATTACAAAAAATAATAGATAATTTTATTCCTCTTATTTTAAAGGAAGCTTCAAAGTATAAAATAAAATGTTATGATTATGAGGATTTAGTTCAACATGGATATTTATCTGTTATAAAAGCTGCAAATATGTACAAGGGAGAAGATAAAAACTTTAAATTCTATTGTATTAAAGCTATAAAGCAAAACTACAAAGCACTTCTAAAAGGTGAAATAAAGCATCATCGAGAAATACCAGAGGATAAAGATATATATCCTTATGAATTTACTTTAGAAGATGAGATTTTAGCTTATGAAAAAATAAAGGAAGTATATAAGGCTTTAGATTCTTTGACTAAGGAAGAAAGGAATATAATAGAAGGTTTTTATTTTAAAGATAAAACCATAAAAATTATTGCTAAGCAGAATAATAAGAGCTATAACAATATAAGATACCAAAAAGATAAGGTAATAAAAAAACTACAAAATAGTTTAACAAAGCATATATAA
- a CDS encoding helix-turn-helix domain-containing protein translates to MIHLLPKKDLGKLIKKAREYKSKKTNKLFTQKMLADEIGKSRSYICDIERGRTYPSFATLSAIARACDVPLDFFQCNNDIDEVLNKFIKLQLTGLSESEITSIRKALKEDDEVKIDYIYSYINSHNLNLAKGEKRIDNSKNPKDIIKYILQSKTILDFYKIKKENSEKFADEILHLIELTSYKYKQ, encoded by the coding sequence ATGATCCATTTGTTGCCTAAAAAAGATTTAGGAAAACTTATTAAAAAAGCAAGAGAATATAAATCTAAAAAAACAAATAAACTTTTTACTCAAAAAATGTTAGCAGATGAAATTGGGAAATCTAGAAGTTATATATGCGATATAGAACGTGGTAGAACTTACCCAAGTTTCGCAACTTTATCAGCTATAGCACGAGCCTGTGATGTGCCTTTAGATTTTTTTCAATGTAATAATGACATTGACGAGGTGCTTAATAAATTTATAAAACTTCAATTAACTGGTTTAAGTGAAAGTGAAATTACTAGTATTAGAAAAGCATTAAAAGAAGATGATGAAGTAAAAATAGATTATATTTATAGTTACATAAATAGCCATAATTTAAATTTAGCAAAAGGCGAAAAAAGAATAGATAACTCTAAAAATCCAAAAGATATTATAAAATACATTTTACAAAGTAAAACCATATTAGATTTTTATAAAATAAAAAAAGAAAACTCTGAAAAATTTGCAGATGAAATTCTACATCTAATAGAACTTACTAGTTATAAATATAAACAATAA
- a CDS encoding DUF3267 domain-containing protein, which yields MEFKITNKLHLKLLFIALIFSIIFHNYLNTIIFNFLKKSIDIFNYSITISFILLIATITMITIAHELIHGLTFTIFGGTVKYKFKLIYAATEEISNKPISLTQFTIILLAPVTVISLFSLLIPNWIGNLIFISNLIGSVGDLYMSISLIKYPYNSKIIDKPYGYYIKL from the coding sequence ATGGAATTTAAAATCACAAACAAACTTCATTTAAAATTATTATTTATAGCTTTAATTTTCTCTATAATATTTCATAATTATTTAAATACTATAATCTTTAATTTTTTAAAAAAATCTATTGATATATTTAATTATTCTATTACAATATCCTTTATACTGCTTATAGCTACTATAACTATGATTACTATAGCACATGAATTAATCCATGGATTAACTTTTACTATATTTGGTGGTACAGTAAAATATAAATTTAAATTAATTTATGCAGCTACTGAAGAAATAAGTAATAAACCTATATCCTTAACCCAATTTACCATTATACTTCTAGCTCCTGTTACAGTTATATCTTTATTTTCTTTATTAATCCCTAATTGGATAGGTAATTTAATATTTATTTCTAATTTAATAGGATCTGTAGGAGATTTATATATGTCCATAAGCCTTATTAAGTATCCTTATAATAGCAAGATTATAGATAAGCCTTATGGTTATTACATAAAACTATAA
- a CDS encoding zinc ribbon domain-containing protein yields the protein MKNLDLLIKLQNCYIALENNNKVLKDGSDIYFLKKLKDKFEENKIKYKSKEEQLENIKKEYKEISLKIKRENKNIEEKEYSLYNEAKSDIKLIERLERDIEKSKNTIKNLENLAIELIEKDEKISTEKENLREELKIIKVNFDDYKKNSSKKINEAKIEIDLCEKSIKNIRAIIEKDFLEKFDKIKKSKKIALVPLEKGICTGCRVRVSSMILDKIRKEEKVVYCDNCGRILYKVQEKKLKKVR from the coding sequence ATGAAAAATTTAGATTTATTAATTAAACTTCAAAATTGTTATATTGCATTAGAAAATAATAATAAGGTGCTAAAGGATGGTTCAGACATATATTTTTTAAAAAAATTAAAAGATAAATTTGAAGAAAATAAAATAAAGTACAAATCTAAAGAAGAACAGTTAGAGAATATAAAAAAAGAATATAAAGAAATAAGCTTAAAAATAAAAAGAGAAAATAAAAATATAGAAGAAAAGGAATACTCTCTTTATAATGAGGCAAAGAGTGATATAAAATTAATAGAAAGACTAGAAAGGGATATAGAAAAAAGTAAGAATACAATAAAAAACCTAGAAAATTTAGCCATAGAATTAATAGAAAAGGATGAAAAAATAAGTACAGAAAAAGAAAATTTAAGAGAGGAACTAAAAATAATAAAAGTAAATTTTGATGACTATAAAAAAAATAGTAGTAAAAAAATAAATGAAGCCAAAATAGAAATAGATTTGTGTGAAAAATCTATAAAAAATATAAGGGCTATTATTGAAAAAGATTTTCTAGAAAAATTTGATAAAATAAAAAAATCTAAAAAAATAGCCCTAGTTCCTTTAGAAAAGGGAATATGCACGGGGTGTAGAGTTAGGGTTTCAAGTATGATTTTAGATAAGATAAGAAAAGAAGAAAAGGTAGTTTATTGTGATAACTGCGGGAGAATACTTTATAAAGTGCAAGAAAAAAAGTTAAAAAAAGTTAGATAG
- a CDS encoding site-specific integrase: protein MKGGIRQKGDKWYYYLDLGKVNGKRKQIERRGGDSRKSALKALNDAISKYTNGYIDPPKLTVESYLSNWLENHIKETRKINTYNRYNEILNNNIKPCIGDILLKDLKPIHIDDLIALERKKGLSGSTLQNIYGMLNTAFERAVKLQVISNNPCKFVDRPKREKFTANTLTIDEIKKIFNSLDDINYNDYVIGLALKTVLELGLRRGELAGLEWEDINFKNNCIDIKNNLIYSYGKVFLGDTKTDESQRTLYISNNLIKLLKNHKKIQTENKLKYGKYYVDNIFNSKKYNFVMTWENGKYVHPNYYTSKFKKILNKLDLNKNVRFHDLRHTNASLLLEQGIDFKVIQTRLGHSDINTTLNIYSHVNLKMQQSATEKLTNLMEGL, encoded by the coding sequence ATGAAAGGTGGAATAAGACAGAAGGGTGATAAATGGTACTACTATTTAGACCTTGGTAAAGTTAATGGAAAAAGAAAACAAATTGAGAGAAGGGGTGGTGATAGTAGAAAATCAGCTTTAAAAGCATTAAATGATGCTATATCTAAATACACCAACGGATATATAGATCCTCCAAAACTTACTGTAGAAAGCTATTTATCAAACTGGTTAGAAAATCATATAAAAGAAACTAGAAAAATAAACACTTACAACAGATATAATGAGATTTTAAATAATAATATAAAACCATGTATTGGTGATATTTTACTTAAAGATTTAAAACCTATACACATTGATGATCTTATAGCTTTAGAAAGGAAAAAAGGATTGAGTGGATCTACTCTACAAAATATATATGGAATGCTAAATACTGCTTTTGAAAGGGCAGTTAAACTTCAAGTAATCAGTAACAATCCATGTAAATTTGTAGATAGACCCAAAAGAGAAAAATTTACTGCTAATACTTTAACTATAGACGAAATCAAAAAAATATTCAATTCCTTAGATGATATAAACTATAATGATTATGTTATAGGTCTAGCTTTGAAAACTGTACTAGAACTTGGTTTAAGACGTGGAGAACTTGCTGGGTTAGAATGGGAAGATATAAATTTTAAAAATAACTGTATTGACATAAAAAACAATTTAATTTATTCTTATGGAAAAGTTTTCTTGGGTGATACAAAAACTGACGAAAGCCAAAGAACCTTATATATTTCAAATAATTTAATAAAACTCTTAAAAAATCATAAAAAAATTCAAACTGAAAATAAATTAAAATACGGAAAATACTATGTTGATAATATTTTTAATTCTAAGAAATATAATTTTGTAATGACATGGGAAAATGGTAAGTATGTTCATCCTAATTACTATACATCAAAATTCAAAAAAATTTTAAATAAATTAGATTTAAATAAAAATGTCCGTTTCCATGATTTAAGACATACAAATGCATCTCTCCTATTAGAACAGGGTATAGATTTTAAAGTTATTCAAACTAGACTAGGACATTCTGATATAAACACAACTTTAAATATATATTCTCATGTAAATCTAAAAATGCAACAATCTGCTACTGAAAAACTTACAAATTTAATGGAGGGATTATAA
- a CDS encoding Nif3-like dinuclear metal center hexameric protein, with translation MYLNVKNIENIIEEYAPLYLKESYDNVGLMIGDSKATVNKILVALDCTLDVIEEAKERECNLIVTHHPLLFKKPSSITTDTLLGKKIIELIKNDMNLYSSHTNLDSTENGFNQIVAELLKLQDLKILDPSTYNDKAGIGRIGYLKKEVTLDKLCEIVKEVFNISVLRYSGEDSLKIKKVAIINGSGQDYFNKSKALGADCIITGDTTYHYVSDLMEEKIAVIDAGHFHTEWPALQCFYKWLKNRIEKMGFKNDVLLSENDFSPYKYK, from the coding sequence ATGTATTTAAATGTTAAAAACATAGAAAATATAATAGAAGAATATGCTCCTTTATATTTAAAGGAAAGTTATGATAATGTAGGGCTTATGATAGGAGATTCAAAAGCTACTGTAAATAAAATATTAGTTGCTTTAGATTGTACCTTAGATGTAATAGAAGAGGCAAAGGAAAGGGAGTGCAACTTGATAGTTACTCATCATCCTTTATTATTTAAAAAACCTTCGTCTATAACTACAGATACTTTATTAGGTAAAAAAATAATAGAATTAATAAAAAATGATATGAATTTATATTCTAGTCATACAAATTTAGACTCTACAGAAAATGGGTTTAATCAAATAGTAGCAGAGCTTTTAAAGTTACAAGATTTAAAAATATTGGATCCTAGCACTTATAATGATAAGGCAGGTATAGGAAGAATAGGATATTTAAAAAAAGAAGTTACTTTAGATAAATTATGTGAGATTGTAAAAGAAGTTTTTAATATTTCTGTGTTAAGATACTCAGGAGAAGACTCTCTAAAAATAAAAAAAGTAGCTATAATAAATGGCAGTGGTCAAGATTATTTTAATAAATCAAAAGCTTTAGGAGCAGACTGTATAATAACAGGGGATACCACATATCATTATGTAAGTGACTTAATGGAAGAAAAAATAGCAGTTATTGATGCAGGGCACTTTCATACAGAATGGCCAGCTTTACAATGTTTTTATAAATGGTTAAAAAATAGAATAGAAAAAATGGGTTTTAAAAATGATGTTCTTTTATCTGAGAACGATTTTTCACCCTACAAGTATAAATAG
- a CDS encoding helix-turn-helix domain-containing protein, with the protein MEDYIYTVDEVASILKVNKNTVYDLIRSGNLIALKLGRLKITKATLLKFLKDFNGKDLTNLDDIKELTF; encoded by the coding sequence ATGGAGGATTATATATATACAGTAGATGAAGTAGCTAGCATTTTAAAAGTAAATAAAAATACTGTGTATGATTTAATAAGAAGTGGCAATTTAATAGCATTAAAATTAGGAAGGCTTAAAATAACTAAAGCTACACTTTTAAAATTTTTAAAAGATTTTAATGGAAAGGATTTAACAAATTTAGATGATATAAAAGAACTAACTTTTTAA
- a CDS encoding PH domain-containing protein, producing MKKFKPISGSGLISIVTNTIIYNAAVILIMLLVDSYEIMELLKICLIGLDIYFIYYILMYSTVYYCLDEENIYINSIFGLKQVVIPIKEIQCYKKQSGYIKNMRISGFSKYYYAIGRNIIDKLGNTYMYVTSNKSILYLKTDKINYGISPENVEEFELILKQADVKEEDWQFKLNKNTNIFKDKRYFTPFIIVTIMILIITLTPMIFYLYNLLPDKMPLVFDAKFTPVGFGEGKQFAFKQMMYGALNMVILFCMYYVSYFYSKYDKNYAYKFLYISLFFSTVFLIFQIRILHVFL from the coding sequence ATGAAGAAATTTAAGCCTATAAGTGGATCAGGACTAATTTCTATAGTAACTAATACTATAATATATAATGCAGCAGTAATTTTAATAATGCTTTTAGTGGATTCTTATGAAATAATGGAATTATTAAAAATTTGTTTAATAGGATTAGATATATATTTTATCTACTATATATTGATGTATTCTACAGTTTATTATTGTCTAGACGAAGAAAATATTTATATAAATAGTATATTTGGATTGAAACAGGTTGTAATTCCTATTAAAGAAATACAATGTTACAAAAAACAATCTGGATATATAAAGAACATGAGAATATCTGGATTTAGTAAATATTATTATGCTATAGGAAGAAATATAATAGATAAATTAGGTAATACCTATATGTATGTAACCTCAAATAAAAGTATATTATATTTAAAAACAGATAAAATAAATTATGGTATATCTCCTGAAAATGTAGAAGAGTTTGAACTAATATTAAAACAAGCAGATGTGAAAGAGGAAGATTGGCAATTTAAATTAAATAAAAACACAAATATATTTAAAGATAAAAGGTATTTCACTCCTTTTATAATTGTAACTATTATGATATTAATAATAACTTTAACACCTATGATATTTTATTTATATAATCTTTTACCAGATAAGATGCCCCTTGTGTTTGATGCAAAATTTACTCCAGTAGGTTTTGGAGAAGGGAAACAATTTGCTTTTAAACAAATGATGTATGGAGCTTTAAATATGGTTATATTATTTTGTATGTATTATGTATCATATTTCTATTCAAAGTATGATAAAAACTATGCTTACAAATTTTTATATATATCATTGTTTTTTTCAACAGTATTTTTAATATTTCAAATAAGGATATTACATGTTTTTTTATAA
- the dnaG gene encoding DNA primase, translating to MISEDVVQKVIELNDIVDVISGDIKLKNSGRNYFGLCPFHHEKTPSFSVSQDKQIYKCFGCGEAGNVVTYVMKTRNVAFPEAIKILAERVNIDIEEDKKENRNNPKDKIYRINVDAARYFFNNLIINKNAINYFLNRGVTKVIIKRFGLGYSKDSWDGLLKHLKTKGYTELDMLSAGLIIKGKNGSYYDRFRNRVMFPVFDYRGKVIGFGGRVLNNAKPKYLNSPETMVFKKGINLYGLNYAVKENKDRVLIIVEGYMDCITLHQYGIKNSVASLGTALTTNQARLLKRYADKVIISYDADTAGQLATQRGLEILQDVGLGVEILTVPDGKDPDQFVKSHGKESYLKLVKEALPLIEYKIKISRQDLNIRDKRQAIQYIDRYIKIIEGLDPVEKDMYIRRLSEETNIEIQTLYDQLNKKNQNSRKNEKEVNMLEAFGQKLYLEPAYIRAERFILQLMFNYNNIYEYIKNNINEQDIIEETHKTIYKYIKDTLEDSNIQNKKLHIETLCNKNVETSKEWVNILNTNFIYKEDESKKFIDDAILNIKKYKLEKYKEDLLKKIKEYEAKGNLDETIKMSQELIKVKKTLGAMK from the coding sequence TTGATATCGGAAGATGTCGTCCAAAAGGTAATAGAGCTAAACGATATTGTAGATGTTATATCAGGGGACATAAAGCTTAAAAACAGTGGAAGGAACTATTTTGGGTTATGTCCTTTTCATCATGAAAAAACACCTTCCTTTAGTGTGTCACAAGATAAGCAGATATATAAATGTTTTGGATGTGGAGAAGCAGGAAATGTTGTAACTTATGTAATGAAGACTAGAAACGTTGCTTTCCCAGAGGCCATAAAGATTTTAGCAGAAAGAGTAAATATAGATATAGAGGAAGATAAAAAAGAAAATAGAAATAATCCTAAAGATAAAATTTATAGAATAAATGTAGACGCAGCTAGATATTTTTTTAATAATCTTATAATAAATAAAAATGCTATAAATTACTTTTTAAATAGGGGTGTTACAAAAGTAATAATTAAAAGGTTTGGATTAGGATACTCAAAAGATAGTTGGGATGGGCTTTTAAAACATTTAAAAACAAAAGGCTATACAGAACTAGATATGCTATCTGCTGGTCTTATTATAAAAGGTAAAAATGGATCTTATTATGATAGATTTAGAAACAGAGTCATGTTTCCAGTCTTTGATTATAGAGGAAAGGTAATAGGCTTTGGAGGAAGGGTACTAAATAATGCTAAACCTAAATACTTAAATTCACCAGAAACTATGGTATTTAAAAAAGGTATAAATTTATATGGATTAAATTATGCAGTAAAAGAAAATAAAGATAGAGTATTAATAATAGTAGAAGGATATATGGATTGTATTACATTACATCAATATGGCATAAAAAATTCTGTAGCATCTCTAGGAACAGCTCTAACTACAAATCAAGCTAGACTTTTGAAACGATATGCAGATAAAGTCATAATATCTTATGACGCAGATACAGCAGGACAATTAGCCACTCAGAGGGGCTTAGAAATATTACAAGATGTAGGATTAGGTGTAGAAATATTAACTGTACCAGATGGGAAAGACCCAGATCAATTTGTAAAATCCCATGGAAAAGAATCTTACTTAAAATTAGTAAAAGAAGCTTTACCTCTTATAGAGTATAAAATAAAAATTAGTAGGCAGGATTTAAATATTAGGGATAAAAGGCAAGCTATACAATATATAGATAGATATATAAAAATTATAGAAGGTTTAGATCCTGTAGAAAAAGACATGTACATAAGAAGATTGTCAGAAGAAACTAATATAGAAATTCAGACTTTATATGACCAATTAAACAAAAAAAACCAAAATTCTAGGAAAAATGAAAAAGAAGTGAATATGTTGGAAGCTTTTGGACAAAAATTGTATCTAGAACCAGCTTATATAAGAGCTGAAAGATTTATCCTCCAATTAATGTTTAATTATAATAATATTTACGAATATATAAAAAATAATATAAATGAGCAGGATATAATAGAGGAAACTCATAAGACAATATATAAATATATAAAAGATACTTTAGAAGACTCAAATATACAAAATAAAAAATTGCATATAGAAACCCTATGCAATAAAAATGTAGAAACATCTAAAGAATGGGTAAATATATTAAATACCAATTTTATTTACAAAGAAGATGAAAGTAAAAAATTTATAGATGATGCTATTTTAAATATTAAAAAATATAAATTGGAAAAATATAAGGAAGATTTACTTAAAAAGATTAAAGAGTATGAAGCAAAAGGAAATTTAGATGAAACTATAAAAATGAGCCAAGAACTCATAAAAGTAAAGAAAACCTTAGGGGCCATGAAATAA
- a CDS encoding DnaD domain protein, which yields MAKYRQLHTQFWSDGFVLDLTPEEKYFYLYLMSNTKTSQCGVYELPLRVIEMETGYNRETVIKLIKRFIDYKKIKYDEETKEIMIFNWVKYNVPNNINSIKCINKELKNIKNKEFIKILYLKYCELKLDIEKLFDGIFILTNEKKTLEGGNEDMGSKEGISNKEEISNKEEVTNEEINTNLEDVVTFFKINICAPKDLEYRKIKEWSSRIDCDVIIMAIEEAVKYNAKNIQYIENVLYSWDERALKTKKDVENYKKQWSNNKKNNCNNTDSWGLIEQRQYDFKELERQLLGG from the coding sequence TTGGCTAAATATAGACAGCTACATACACAATTTTGGAGTGATGGTTTTGTATTAGATCTAACTCCTGAGGAAAAATATTTTTATTTATATCTTATGAGCAATACAAAAACTAGTCAATGTGGAGTGTATGAGCTTCCTTTGAGAGTTATAGAAATGGAAACAGGATATAATAGAGAAACAGTAATTAAACTTATAAAAAGATTTATAGATTATAAAAAAATTAAATATGATGAAGAAACTAAAGAAATAATGATATTTAATTGGGTTAAATACAATGTTCCTAATAATATAAATTCTATTAAGTGCATTAATAAGGAGCTTAAAAATATAAAAAATAAGGAGTTTATAAAAATATTATATTTGAAGTACTGTGAATTAAAATTGGATATAGAAAAATTATTTGATGGAATTTTTATATTAACTAATGAGAAAAAGACCCTTGAAGGGGGTAATGAGGATATGGGAAGTAAAGAAGGAATAAGTAATAAAGAAGAAATAAGTAATAAAGAAGAAGTAACAAATGAAGAAATTAATACTAATTTAGAAGATGTAGTTACATTTTTTAAAATAAATATATGTGCACCTAAAGATTTAGAATATAGAAAGATAAAAGAATGGTCTAGTAGGATAGATTGTGATGTAATAATTATGGCAATAGAAGAAGCAGTAAAGTATAATGCTAAGAATATACAGTATATTGAAAATGTACTATATAGTTGGGATGAAAGAGCTTTAAAAACAAAAAAAGATGTAGAAAACTATAAAAAACAATGGAGTAATAATAAAAAAAACAATTGTAATAATACAGATAGTTGGGGTTTAATAGAGCAAAGACAGTATGATTTTAAAGAATTGGAGCGACAACTTTTAGGGGGATAA
- a CDS encoding tRNA (adenine(22)-N(1))-methyltransferase has protein sequence MEISLRLKEIANMVDKCESVVDVGTDHAYIPIYLIKNNICKSAIAGDINKGPLDRAKNNINSHRLQSKIQCRLGPGLTKIHPKEVNAAIIAGMGGHLIKDILEESKEVFKNLDFLVLQPVQNPEALREYIYSMGYKILKESLVFEDNRFYEIIKIKYDENPKSVDHIYYEIGEYLINTKHPLIKKFLYNNIDKYKKILQYIREDTESAALRKVEIREKIIKLEELVQCI, from the coding sequence ATGGAAATAAGTTTGAGACTAAAAGAAATAGCTAATATGGTAGATAAATGTGAGTCTGTGGTGGATGTAGGTACAGACCATGCATATATCCCCATATATTTAATTAAAAATAATATATGCAAAAGTGCTATAGCGGGAGATATAAATAAAGGTCCTTTAGATAGAGCAAAAAATAATATTAATTCTCATAGATTACAAAGTAAAATTCAATGTAGACTAGGGCCAGGACTTACTAAAATACATCCTAAAGAGGTTAATGCTGCTATAATTGCAGGTATGGGTGGGCATCTTATAAAGGATATATTAGAAGAATCAAAGGAAGTTTTTAAAAATTTAGATTTTTTAGTATTACAACCGGTGCAAAATCCAGAGGCTTTAAGAGAATATATATATAGTATGGGATATAAGATATTAAAAGAATCTTTAGTATTTGAAGACAATAGATTCTATGAAATTATAAAAATAAAATATGATGAAAATCCTAAATCTGTAGATCATATATATTATGAAATAGGAGAATATCTTATAAATACTAAACATCCATTAATAAAGAAATTTTTATATAACAATATTGACAAATATAAAAAAATACTACAATATATAAGAGAAGACACAGAAAGTGCCGCATTAAGAAAAGTAGAAATAAGAGAAAAAATAATTAAATTGGAGGAGCTGGTACAATGTATTTAA